The Pseudodesulfovibrio alkaliphilus sequence ACGCCGCCCTGGCCGCAGCCCGCCTCGGCGACAAGTCTTCGACCATCGCGTTGCTCGACGCCTATCTCAAGACCAGCCCCGGCCAGCCGATCCTTTCGGCCGAGGTATCCCGCCAGCTCGACGCCCTGGAATCGGGCCAACCACCTCTGACCCAGGTGGCGCAGGCCATCGAGGAGGCCGCCTTTGCCCAGTTCGACGGCAACATCAATCGCCTCAGCGACAGAAGAGAGAGCACCTCCCAGTCCTGCGACGGGAATTACTGGTGGCGCAACAACAGGCAGCCCTGCCTCAAACGCTTCAAATACACCAGCTAGGCACCGGCCCGGCCCCTCCTTGGCGCCGGGCCTTCCCCTCGCAGGCATTTCTTCAACACAAAGCTTGACGAAAGAGATGAAATATTGAACGATCCGCTGTCTTTCACGGGGTGCTGCCCCGCAACACAACACCGACACCTCATGACCAAGGCCCCCGCCATACCCGAGCAATACCTGCGGCCCTTCACCAAGGACGACATAAACGCCCTGCCCCTGCGCCGCTATGAGGGGCCGGTGGCCGTGGTGCGCACCGAGAAGCAGCGCACCCAGGCGCTCAGGGAAATGGAAGGCGAAACCCTGCTCGGCTTTGACACCGAGACGCGCCCGGTCTTCAAGAAAGGCAGGCGGCCCGGCCCGCCAGCCCTTATCCAGCTGGCCACAGCCGCCTGTGTGTATGTCTTCCAGATCAATCTGCTGCCCATGTGCAACGGGCTGTGCGATCTCATGGAGGACAGCCGGGTGACCAAGACCGGCGTGGCCGTGCGCGACGACATTCTGGGCCTGCAAAAAATGGCCGACTTCGAACCCAGAAAATTCATCGATCTCTCGGAAATCACCACAGCCGCCAACATGCAGACCCACGGACTGCGCAACATGGCCGCCAATCTCCTTGGCTTCCGCATCTCCAAGTCCGCCCAATGCTCCAACTGGGCCAAGGACAACCTGACCCCCCAGCAGGTCAACTACGCCGCCACCGACGCCTGGGTCAGCCGCGAGCTCTATCTCGCCCTGGAGCGCCTCGGGCTGCTCTAAAGCCACGTTCCAGCATTACGCACATCGTATGCTTTCAGGGGCTTTCCTTCGTAAGCCTACTTGATCTGGTGCGCTCGCGCTTCATTACAGCACCCGATATACTCAACAATTTGCTTCCCAGGACGGATTTGGACCGCCAGGCACTGCTCCTGGCAATTCGTTCTCTGGCAAATTTCTTGCATAAAACATGTGCTGGCCAAATACGCAGAACTGTATGCCAAACCATTGACATTATGTCTCGAATAAAGAGGTTGTCATGATCCTGCCCCTCGTTGAAGTGCATGCCGTTGACCATTGCAATCAAAATTGCAGATGGTGTCACAACTATGCTCCGTTTGCCCCGAAAAAAGAGTACAACGCTGAGGACTATTTTCCCTGGCTCGATTTGTTGCGTGACAAAGGTGCTCAGTTTGGAGTGATTTCAATAATGGGCGGCGAACCTATGTTGCATAGCGACATCACGTCATTTGCATATAAAATTTACCACAGGTACAAAGTTCCGCTTTTGATAACAACAAACGGGTTCTGGCTTTCAGAAAAATCAATAGATGCACATCAGCTTTTGTGGAAAATGCTTTTTAGAATAAAAATTTCACGCTATCCAGTAATAGAAAGAAAACTTCATGGCTATGACCGCATGAAAGAGTTATCTTCACGAATAAAAAAGCATAATCCAAAAATTCAAATTGAATTTCCAATAAAATCGTCGTTCAACAAACTTGAGTTTTACTCATCCCCCCGTGAAGTGGAAATGTACTGTGGAAACTCTGAGTGTACTGCACTTCTCCCAAATGGGATAATGGGACGCTGTGGCGCAGGAGCTTATACGCACTTGGCTCCAGAAAGCACATTTAGCCAAGGATTCATTGAATCCAAACATATGCTTTATGATCTGAAGCAATTCAACTTAAGAACATTCACTCTTTGGAAAAAGAGATACCCTCTGGATGCTTGTTCGTTTTGCAACTTCGGGTTTCCTGCTGATCGCTCTGACAATTGGAAAGTTGAAAAAAATTATACTCCATTCAATCATGAATACGAAACAGATTATTTCGTCAACACTGCTTCCCATTTTCTTCACAATAACGACATTGATGGCGCATGCGATATTTTGGAAAATGTTGACAAAAAAAACAAACAAAGATCAGATGTGCTCAACATTGAAGGTATCATTGCATTTAAACGCGGCGCTCCTCAAGATGCTTTAAATTTATTCAGAGAAGCTTTGGACAAGAATGAGACGTTTTTGGAAGCAGCTTCTAACTATAACTATGTAGTACATTCGCTTCGACACTCATAAGGCTGCGTCGCATTATTGGTGGACAGCGAAACAAGGCTATTTGGAACGACACCTGCCCGCAACTCTTGGCCTACAACGCCCAAATGACCGGCTAATACGAAACCCCGCCCTACTCGTCCCTGTCCGGCGGCTTTCGCCGACGCTTGCGCTCGGCCGTATGCCGCTTGCGTACGAGGCGTTTGCGCTTGGCGCTATTGGGGACCGAAGTCGGCCTGCGCGGCGTCACAGGCGAGAGCGCCCGGCGGACCAATTCCACGAACCGGGCGGTGGCCTCCTCCTTGTTGGACTTCTGGCTGCGGAAGGACTGCGACGAGACCCGAAGCACCCCGCGCTTGTCGATCCGGCCTCCAAGAGCTCGGAGAACCCGCTCTTTCTGATACGGTGTCAGGCTGTTGCTGGCAGCCAGGTCAAAAATCAGGGTCACGCGGGTGTCCGTGGTATTCACATGCTGGCCGCCCGGCCCGGAACTGCGCGAGGCGGTATAGGTTATTTCATCATCAGAGATTGTCACGGTGTCGTTTATCCACAGCATGCCCGACTGTGCCACGGCCCTCAGCGGGCCGCAACCCCGCCGTCATTTGCGCATTGACACCCGCATCGCTTTCTATACAATCCGCCGCATCGCAAACTCCCCTGCAAAGGACACGACCATGACCAAACCCTGCCCCTGCGGTTCCGGCAAGGAACACATCGAGTGCTGCGGCCCCCTCATTGCCGGCCAGAGCCCGGCCCCAACGGCCGAGGCCCTCATGCGCTCCCGTTACAGCGCCTATGTGCTTAAGGAATTTGACTATCTCAGGGAGACGCTTTCAGAAGAAGCCCTCAAGGACCACGACGAGGCATCGGTCCGCGAATGGGCCGAGTCCGCCAGTTGGCAGGGCCTTGAGATCCACGAAACCTGGGCTGGCGGCGTGGACGACGATCAGGGCGTGGTTGAATTTTCTGCCCGATATGCCATTGACGGCGAGGAACGCACCCACCGCGAGCGCAGCCAGTTCCGGCGCGTGGATGGCCAATGGCGCTATCTGGATGGCACGATGGTCTCTGGCCCGCCCATCCGCAAGGAGCCCAAGATCGGGCGCAATGAACCCTGCCCCTGCGGCTCGGGCAGGAAATACAAGAAGTGCTGCGGACGCTGACCAGATCATGGCGCAACGCACGAAGGCCCGGCCATCCATCACGGACAGCCGGGCCTTCGCGCATCCTCGGACAGGGGCGCTATGGGGAACACAGGAGGCGCAGGGTCTGCTTCATGCCTTCGGCGTCGATGCCAAGCATGGCCCGGAGCTCCTTCTGGGTGCCGTGTTCCACAAATTCGTCGGGAATGCCTATCCGCTTGATCCGCTTGCCCGCAAGCGCCCCCTCGTCAGTCAGCAGCTCGATCACGGCCGAGGCGAATCCACCCGCCAAAGCGTTCTCCTCCACCAACAAGATGGTCTCGAACCGCGCAGCGAGATCAAGCAATTGTTCGCGGGGCAGCGGCTTGACGAAGCGGGCATTGAATACGGCCACCTCAAGGCCTTCGTCCTCAAGCTGCATGGCCGCCTCAACAGCCGGGTACACCCGGGAACCCAGGGTTATTACCACGGCATGGGTTCCGTCGCGCATCAACTCGCCACGGCCCAGGGGGATGGGTTGCGGATCAGGGCTGACCGCCGCCCCAACGCCGGTTCCGCGAGGGTAGCGCATGGCGCATGGCCCATCGTGGGCAAAGGCCGTGACCATCATCCGGGCCATCTCGGCCTCGTCCTTTGGCGCCATGACCACAAGGTTGGGAACATGCCGCAGGTAGCTGAAGTCAAAGGCTCCGTGATGGGTGGCCCCATCCTCGCCCACCAGCCCGCCCCGGTCGAGGAAGAAATTGACGTTGAGGTTTTGCAGACAGACATCGTGCACGATCTGGTCGTAGGCCCGTTGCAGGAAGGTGGAATAGATGGCCACTGCGGGCTTGTAGCCCTGGGTGGCCAATCCTGCCGCAAAGGTCACGGCGTGCTGCTCGCAGATGCCGACATCCACGAACCGCTCCGGATAATTCTTGCGGAAACACTCGGTCCCGGTGCCTTCGGGCATGGCTGCGGTGATGGCCACGATGGTCTTGTCGCGGCCTGCCAGATCGCACAAGGTGGAGCCGAAAACCGAGGTGTACGAGGGCAAGCCAAAGCCCGTAAACTTTCTGGCCAACCCGGTCTCCGGCACGAATTCCCCCACACCGTGAAAATGGGTGGGATCCGACTCGGCCGGTTCGTACCCCTTGCCCTTGGTGGTCAGCACATGGACCAGCACAGGCTTGTCGATCTGGCAGACCTCTTCGAAAACCTTGACCATCTGCGCAGTGTTATGGCCGTCGATGGGGCCGACATAGGTGAAATGGAATGCCTCGAACAAAATACCCGGCGTGAAGAAACTCTTGACCGAGTCCCCATAGCGCTTGGCATACCCGGCCAGATCGTCGCCGATCTTGGGAATGGTGCCGAGCAGGTCTTCCACATCGCTCTTGAGACGCTGCAGAAAGGGGGTGGTCATCTTGCGGCTCAGGAAGCGGGAAAGGGCACCCACGTTCTTGGAGATGGACATCTCGTTGTCATTGAGCACCACCACCATCTTGCGGCCCAGGTCACCCGCCTGATTGAGCCCCTCAAAGGCGAGGCCGGCGGTCAGCGACCCGTCGCCGATGACCGCGATGACTTCGTGGTCCAGCCCCTTGAGGTCGCGGGCCACGGCCATTCCCAAGGCGGCGGAGATGGAGGTGGAGGAATGCCCCACCCCGAAGTGGTCGTAAGGATTCTCCCCCAGCCGGGGAAACCCGCTCAGGCCGCCCCTCTGGCGCAGGGTGTGAAACTGCTCCACCCGGCCGGTCAGCAGCTTGTGGGCATAAGCCTGGTGGCCCACATCCCAGATGAGTCTGTCTTCTTCAAGGTCAAAGGCCCGGAAAAGGGCCAGGGTCAACTCGATCACCCCCAGCGACGGGGCAAGGTGTCCGCCGTGCCCTGCCACCTGGCCTATGATCACGTCGCGCAACTCCTGCGCCAGGATTTCGAGCTCGGCCCAGGACAATGCCTTGACATCGCCGGGCTTCCGAATCCGCGAAAGAATGGTCGTGTTCATGAGCGCATCGGTCATTGGGGGGTCACACTAAGCCAATCAACACACTCTGTCCACAATGTACCGGGCCAGATCGGCGAGCAGCGATTTTTCCTCGCCGTCATAGTCCGCGAGGCGCTCCACGGCCTGGGCCGTGTACTCCGAAGCCAGCTCCCTGCTCCTGCCAAGGCCGATGAGCGCCGGATACGTGGATTTACCCATAGCCGCATCGCTTCCGGCGGGTTTGCCCAGGGTGTTGGTGTCGCCCTCCACATCAAGCACATCGTCCACGATCTGGAAAGCCACGCCGATGGCCCGGCCGTACTCGCGGGCATTTTCCACGTCGCGGTTCGATGCCCCGGCCAGCACGGCTCCGCACTCGCAGGCCGCAGTGATCAGCGCCCCGGTTTTCATGGCGTGCATTTGGCGAAGTTCCTCAAGGGCCACCTCGGTACGCCCGGTAAACGCCATGTCCACGGCCTGACCTCCCACCATGCCGCCGCCCCCGGCCGCCGAAGCCAGAAGGGAAACGGCGCGCAGCACCCGCTCGGGAGGCAAGCCATGGACAAGGGCGGCCTCGGACATCAACGAAAATGCCTCGGTGAGCAGCCCGTCTCCGGCCAGGATGGCCGTGGCCTCGTCGAACTGTTTGTGGTTGGATGGCTTCCCGCGGCGGAGGTCGTCGTCATCCATTGCCGGGAGATCGTCGTGAATAAGGGAGTAGGTGTGAATGCACTCCAGGCTGGCGGCAAAGGGCATGACCCTGGCCGGATCGCTGCCGAGCATGGACGCCCAGGCAAGGGTGAGCACCGGCCGCAACCGCTTGCCGCCCGCCAGCAGCGAATACTCCATGGACGCCAGCAACCTGTCCGGGATGCCGCGCCCGCGCAGGCATGTGGCGAGAAACGCCTCGACCTCCCGGGCCCGCCCGGCAAGCCTCGCTTTAATGGTCATCGCCATCCTCCGTTACCATGGACTCAAGGGCCTCGAACTCACGCACAAGCCCGTCGCTGACGATACGCACTTCCTGCCGGGCCGTTTCCAGCTGTTTGCCGCAGGCCTGGGCCAGAGCCAGCCCCTCCTTGTACAGGGCC is a genomic window containing:
- a CDS encoding YchJ family protein; protein product: MTKPCPCGSGKEHIECCGPLIAGQSPAPTAEALMRSRYSAYVLKEFDYLRETLSEEALKDHDEASVREWAESASWQGLEIHETWAGGVDDDQGVVEFSARYAIDGEERTHRERSQFRRVDGQWRYLDGTMVSGPPIRKEPKIGRNEPCPCGSGRKYKKCCGR
- a CDS encoding polyprenyl synthetase family protein, with amino-acid sequence MTIKARLAGRAREVEAFLATCLRGRGIPDRLLASMEYSLLAGGKRLRPVLTLAWASMLGSDPARVMPFAASLECIHTYSLIHDDLPAMDDDDLRRGKPSNHKQFDEATAILAGDGLLTEAFSLMSEAALVHGLPPERVLRAVSLLASAAGGGGMVGGQAVDMAFTGRTEVALEELRQMHAMKTGALITAACECGAVLAGASNRDVENAREYGRAIGVAFQIVDDVLDVEGDTNTLGKPAGSDAAMGKSTYPALIGLGRSRELASEYTAQAVERLADYDGEEKSLLADLARYIVDRVC
- the xseB gene encoding exodeoxyribonuclease VII small subunit; amino-acid sequence: MSGESFEERLARLKDVVDRLEQGDLPLEQGVALYKEGLALAQACGKQLETARQEVRIVSDGLVREFEALESMVTEDGDDH
- the arfB gene encoding alternative ribosome rescue aminoacyl-tRNA hydrolase ArfB is translated as MLWINDTVTISDDEITYTASRSSGPGGQHVNTTDTRVTLIFDLAASNSLTPYQKERVLRALGGRIDKRGVLRVSSQSFRSQKSNKEEATARFVELVRRALSPVTPRRPTSVPNSAKRKRLVRKRHTAERKRRRKPPDRDE
- a CDS encoding 3'-5' exonuclease, translated to MTKAPAIPEQYLRPFTKDDINALPLRRYEGPVAVVRTEKQRTQALREMEGETLLGFDTETRPVFKKGRRPGPPALIQLATAACVYVFQINLLPMCNGLCDLMEDSRVTKTGVAVRDDILGLQKMADFEPRKFIDLSEITTAANMQTHGLRNMAANLLGFRISKSAQCSNWAKDNLTPQQVNYAATDAWVSRELYLALERLGLL
- the dxs gene encoding 1-deoxy-D-xylulose-5-phosphate synthase codes for the protein MTDALMNTTILSRIRKPGDVKALSWAELEILAQELRDVIIGQVAGHGGHLAPSLGVIELTLALFRAFDLEEDRLIWDVGHQAYAHKLLTGRVEQFHTLRQRGGLSGFPRLGENPYDHFGVGHSSTSISAALGMAVARDLKGLDHEVIAVIGDGSLTAGLAFEGLNQAGDLGRKMVVVLNDNEMSISKNVGALSRFLSRKMTTPFLQRLKSDVEDLLGTIPKIGDDLAGYAKRYGDSVKSFFTPGILFEAFHFTYVGPIDGHNTAQMVKVFEEVCQIDKPVLVHVLTTKGKGYEPAESDPTHFHGVGEFVPETGLARKFTGFGLPSYTSVFGSTLCDLAGRDKTIVAITAAMPEGTGTECFRKNYPERFVDVGICEQHAVTFAAGLATQGYKPAVAIYSTFLQRAYDQIVHDVCLQNLNVNFFLDRGGLVGEDGATHHGAFDFSYLRHVPNLVVMAPKDEAEMARMMVTAFAHDGPCAMRYPRGTGVGAAVSPDPQPIPLGRGELMRDGTHAVVITLGSRVYPAVEAAMQLEDEGLEVAVFNARFVKPLPREQLLDLAARFETILLVEENALAGGFASAVIELLTDEGALAGKRIKRIGIPDEFVEHGTQKELRAMLGIDAEGMKQTLRLLCSP
- a CDS encoding radical SAM protein, with amino-acid sequence MILPLVEVHAVDHCNQNCRWCHNYAPFAPKKEYNAEDYFPWLDLLRDKGAQFGVISIMGGEPMLHSDITSFAYKIYHRYKVPLLITTNGFWLSEKSIDAHQLLWKMLFRIKISRYPVIERKLHGYDRMKELSSRIKKHNPKIQIEFPIKSSFNKLEFYSSPREVEMYCGNSECTALLPNGIMGRCGAGAYTHLAPESTFSQGFIESKHMLYDLKQFNLRTFTLWKKRYPLDACSFCNFGFPADRSDNWKVEKNYTPFNHEYETDYFVNTASHFLHNNDIDGACDILENVDKKNKQRSDVLNIEGIIAFKRGAPQDALNLFREALDKNETFLEAASNYNYVVHSLRHS